A stretch of Sulfitobacter sp. THAF37 DNA encodes these proteins:
- the mrdA gene encoding penicillin-binding protein 2, producing the protein MRRNRAENDASHTRLTRRAALLGGAQLLFMGGLAARMRYLQVDQADQFRLLAEENRINIRLIPPARGEIFDRKGVRLAQNVPSYRIVMVREDAGDAEEVMDRLSRIITIDAETRERALAEIQRSAPFLPVTIVDDVSWDDVSRVSVNAPALPGVTPEVGLTRVYPRGPDFAHVVGRVGRVSQADLDALENPDQLLRIPRFQIGKINVEARREDILRGKAGTKQVEVNATGRVMRELSRREGESGKDIQLTVDADLQRYVQARLSGESAAVVVIDCDTGDLAAIASSPSYDPNLFIGGISSKDYNPLLESKYRPLVNKTVQGSYPPGSTFKMVVAMAAIEEGIIGPDETVYCPGHLEVAGRRFHCWKRAGHGWVDLENSLKQSCDVYYYDLALKVGIEKISAMANRFGLGVKHDLALSSVAAGLTPTKEWKRSNRGADWVIGDTVNASIGQGFMLASPLQLAVMSARIATGRAVTPRLVKTIDGVEQPSGAGEPLNMNENNLRKMRKAMYEVVNNRRGTAYRSRIIADEYRMAGKTGTSQVRNITAAERARGVSRNEDLPWERRDHALFVSFAPFDKPRYAVSVLVEHGGGGSTAAAPITRDVVLQALAGGEPPLEAYPTADRGRIKTQQRKLREMQPQAGINGNDQA; encoded by the coding sequence ATGAGACGCAACCGCGCGGAGAACGACGCAAGCCATACCCGCCTGACCCGGCGCGCCGCCCTGCTGGGCGGGGCGCAGCTTCTGTTCATGGGCGGGCTGGCCGCACGGATGCGCTATCTGCAGGTCGATCAGGCCGACCAGTTCCGCCTGCTGGCCGAAGAAAACCGCATCAACATCCGCCTGATTCCGCCCGCGCGGGGCGAAATTTTCGACCGCAAGGGCGTGCGGCTGGCGCAAAACGTGCCCAGCTACCGGATCGTCATGGTCCGGGAAGATGCGGGAGACGCCGAAGAGGTGATGGATCGCCTGAGCCGGATCATCACCATCGACGCGGAAACCCGCGAGCGTGCGTTGGCCGAAATCCAGCGTTCCGCTCCGTTCCTGCCCGTCACCATCGTGGACGATGTCAGCTGGGACGACGTGAGCCGGGTCAGCGTGAACGCCCCGGCCCTGCCCGGTGTCACGCCCGAGGTCGGCCTGACCCGCGTCTATCCGCGCGGCCCGGACTTTGCCCATGTGGTGGGCCGGGTGGGCCGGGTCAGCCAGGCCGATCTCGACGCGCTGGAGAATCCCGATCAGTTGCTGCGCATCCCGCGTTTCCAGATCGGCAAGATCAACGTGGAAGCCCGGCGCGAGGACATCCTGCGCGGCAAGGCGGGCACCAAGCAGGTCGAGGTCAACGCCACCGGCCGGGTCATGCGCGAACTGTCCCGGCGTGAAGGCGAATCCGGCAAGGACATACAGCTGACCGTGGACGCGGATCTGCAGCGGTACGTTCAGGCCCGCCTGAGCGGGGAAAGCGCCGCCGTCGTGGTCATCGACTGCGACACCGGCGATCTGGCCGCCATTGCCTCGTCGCCCTCCTATGACCCGAACCTGTTCATCGGCGGCATCTCGTCCAAGGATTACAATCCGCTGCTGGAATCGAAGTACCGGCCGCTGGTCAACAAGACGGTGCAGGGCAGCTATCCGCCGGGATCGACCTTCAAGATGGTCGTGGCGATGGCCGCCATCGAAGAAGGGATCATCGGCCCCGACGAAACCGTCTATTGTCCGGGCCACCTGGAGGTCGCAGGCCGCCGGTTCCACTGCTGGAAGCGGGCCGGGCACGGCTGGGTCGATCTGGAGAATTCGCTCAAGCAGTCCTGCGACGTGTATTACTACGACCTTGCGCTGAAGGTCGGTATCGAGAAGATATCGGCGATGGCCAACCGCTTTGGACTGGGGGTCAAACACGACCTCGCCCTGTCCTCTGTCGCGGCGGGCCTGACACCCACGAAGGAATGGAAGCGGTCAAACCGCGGCGCCGACTGGGTGATCGGGGACACGGTCAATGCCTCTATCGGTCAGGGCTTCATGCTCGCCTCGCCGCTGCAACTCGCCGTGATGAGCGCGCGGATCGCCACGGGCCGGGCGGTGACACCCCGCCTGGTCAAGACGATTGATGGGGTCGAGCAGCCCAGCGGGGCGGGTGAGCCGCTGAATATGAACGAAAACAACCTGCGCAAGATGCGCAAGGCGATGTACGAGGTGGTCAACAACCGGCGCGGCACGGCCTATCGGTCGCGGATCATCGCGGATGAATACCGCATGGCAGGCAAGACCGGCACCAGCCAGGTCCGCAACATCACCGCCGCCGAGCGCGCCCGTGGCGTCAGCCGCAACGAGGACCTGCCCTGGGAACGCCGCGACCACGCGCTGTTCGTCAGCTTCGCCCCCTTTGACAAGCCGCGCTACGCGGTGTCGGTGCTGGTGGAGCATGGGGGCGGCGGGTCGACAGCGGCGGCGCCGATCACGCGCGACGTGGTCCTGCAGGCGCTGGCGGGCGGCGAGCCGCCGCTTGAGGCATATCCGACCGCCGACAGGGGCCGGATCAAGACACAGCAACGCAAGCTGCGCGAGATGCAGCCTCAGGCCGGGATCAACGGAAACGATCAGGCATGA
- a CDS encoding rod shape-determining protein MreD, protein MNDLSQTRLWAMRAAFVLLALVILFFQLLPMETTPRRWAGPNLLLCFACAWSLRRPEYVPAPALALAFLLTDLLLQRPPGLWALLALIGCENLKSRGRSLRDGGFAAEWLTVGMVMVLIMAANRLILALVLVPVPGLALSLSELGMSLLFYPLIVAVTHGIMRVRKTAPGDLDALGQRV, encoded by the coding sequence ATGAACGACCTGTCACAGACCCGGCTCTGGGCGATGCGGGCGGCGTTCGTTCTGCTGGCCCTGGTGATCCTGTTCTTCCAGCTGCTGCCGATGGAGACGACACCGCGCCGCTGGGCGGGACCGAACCTGCTGCTGTGTTTCGCCTGCGCATGGAGCCTGCGCCGCCCGGAATACGTCCCCGCGCCGGCGCTAGCACTCGCCTTTCTGCTGACTGACCTGTTGCTCCAGCGCCCTCCGGGCCTGTGGGCGCTGCTGGCGCTGATCGGCTGCGAGAACCTCAAGTCGCGGGGCCGGTCCCTGCGCGATGGCGGGTTTGCCGCCGAATGGCTGACCGTCGGCATGGTCATGGTCCTGATCATGGCCGCCAACCGGCTGATCCTTGCGCTGGTCCTCGTCCCGGTTCCCGGCCTTGCACTGAGCCTTTCGGAACTGGGCATGTCCCTGCTATTCTACCCCCTGATCGTCGCCGTTACCCACGGAATCATGCGCGTGCGCAAAACCGCGCCGGGCGATCTGGATGCTTTGGGCCAGAGGGTCTGA
- the mreC gene encoding rod shape-determining protein MreC yields the protein MAKDRSNSSDFTGPLRRLLLAVLILILGATFLLWRIDSPRVERFRAQITDRLVPNMDWAMAPVTGTINLLRDFQSYRRLSEQNQELRSELRQMQAWKEAALQLEQENARLLDLNKVRLDPRLTFITGVVLADSGSPFRQSVLLNVGARDGIVDGWATMDGIGLVGRISGVAQNTARVILLTDASSRIPAVIQPSGQRTIVAGDNSAAPPLDFIESPDLVRPGDRVISSGDGGVFPAGLLIGQVAADPGGRLRVRLAADYERLEFLRVLRHYGTQRVTDNAQVITPEGPLPAEPDSPDMQAEAEVELEVGE from the coding sequence ATGGCCAAAGACCGCTCGAACAGCAGTGACTTCACCGGCCCTCTGCGCCGGTTGCTGCTGGCTGTCCTTATCCTGATCCTTGGCGCGACCTTCCTGCTGTGGCGCATCGACAGCCCCCGGGTCGAACGGTTCCGGGCGCAGATCACAGACCGGCTGGTGCCCAACATGGACTGGGCGATGGCCCCCGTGACAGGCACGATCAACCTGCTGCGCGATTTTCAGTCCTACCGGCGGCTGAGCGAACAGAACCAGGAACTGCGCAGCGAACTGCGCCAGATGCAGGCCTGGAAAGAGGCGGCATTGCAGCTTGAACAGGAAAACGCCCGGCTGTTGGACCTGAACAAGGTCAGGCTGGATCCGCGCCTGACCTTCATTACCGGTGTCGTGCTGGCCGATTCCGGGTCTCCCTTCCGGCAATCGGTGCTGCTGAACGTAGGCGCCCGCGACGGGATCGTTGACGGCTGGGCCACGATGGACGGCATCGGGCTGGTCGGACGCATTTCCGGCGTGGCCCAGAACACCGCCCGTGTGATCCTGCTGACCGATGCCTCCAGCCGCATTCCGGCGGTGATCCAGCCATCCGGTCAACGCACCATCGTCGCCGGCGACAATTCCGCCGCGCCGCCGCTCGACTTTATCGAAAGCCCGGATCTGGTGCGCCCCGGCGATCGGGTGATCTCTTCCGGGGACGGGGGGGTATTCCCCGCCGGGCTGTTGATCGGACAGGTCGCAGCCGACCCCGGCGGACGGCTGCGGGTCCGCCTTGCCGCCGATTACGAACGGCTGGAGTTCCTGCGGGTCCTGCGCCACTACGGCACGCAGCGCGTCACCGATAACGCGCAGGTGATCACACCCGAAGGCCCCTTGCCTGCAGAACCCGACAGCCCGGACATGCAAGCCGAAGCCGAGGTGGAGCTGGAGGTGGGCGAATGA
- a CDS encoding rod shape-determining protein, producing MNIFGNLSGMFSSDMAIDLGTANTLVYVKGRGIVLSEPSVVAYHIKDGVKKVLAVGEDAKLMLGRTPGSIEAIRPMREGVIADFDTAEEMIKHFIRKVHKRSTFSKPKIIVCVPHGATPVEKRAIRQSVLSAGARRAGLIAEPIAAAIGAGMPITDPTGNMVVDIGGGTTEVAVLSLGDIVYARSVRVGGDRMDEAIISYLRRQQNLLVGETTAERIKTSIGTARMPDDGRGTSMQIRGRDLLNGVPKEIEVTQAQIAEALAEPVQQICEAVMTALETTPPDLAADIVDRGVMLTGGGALLGDLDLALREQTGLAVSIADESLNCVALGTGKALEYEKQLRHAIDYDS from the coding sequence ATGAACATCTTTGGAAATCTCAGCGGCATGTTTTCTTCTGACATGGCGATTGACCTGGGCACTGCCAACACGCTCGTCTACGTCAAGGGGCGCGGGATCGTTCTGTCGGAGCCTTCTGTGGTTGCGTATCACATCAAGGATGGGGTCAAAAAGGTACTGGCGGTGGGTGAGGACGCCAAGCTGATGCTGGGCCGGACGCCCGGCAGCATCGAAGCGATCCGCCCGATGCGCGAGGGCGTCATCGCAGACTTCGACACGGCGGAAGAGATGATCAAGCATTTCATCCGCAAGGTGCACAAACGCTCCACATTCTCAAAGCCCAAGATCATCGTCTGCGTGCCTCATGGCGCGACCCCGGTCGAGAAACGCGCGATTCGCCAGTCGGTTCTGTCTGCCGGTGCGCGTCGGGCCGGGTTGATCGCCGAACCCATCGCGGCGGCGATCGGGGCGGGTATGCCGATCACCGACCCCACCGGCAACATGGTCGTGGACATCGGCGGCGGGACCACCGAAGTTGCGGTGCTCAGCCTTGGTGACATCGTTTATGCCCGCTCCGTGCGCGTGGGCGGCGACCGCATGGACGAGGCCATCATCAGTTACCTGCGTCGCCAGCAGAACCTGCTGGTGGGTGAAACCACCGCAGAACGCATCAAGACGTCCATCGGCACAGCGCGCATGCCCGACGACGGGCGCGGCACGTCGATGCAGATCCGGGGCCGCGACCTGCTGAACGGTGTGCCGAAAGAGATCGAAGTGACACAGGCCCAGATCGCCGAGGCGCTGGCCGAACCGGTGCAACAGATCTGCGAGGCCGTGATGACCGCGCTGGAAACCACCCCGCCCGATCTGGCCGCCGACATCGTGGACCGCGGCGTGATGCTGACCGGCGGCGGCGCGTTGCTGGGCGATCTGGACCTCGCCCTGCGCGAGCAGACGGGGCTGGCCGTGTCCATCGCGGACGAATCGCTCAACTGCGTCGCACTTGGCACGGGCAAGGCGCTCGAATACGAAAAGCAATTGCGCCACGCCATCGACTACGACAGCTGA
- a CDS encoding VOC family protein, with protein MKKIQTLGVHHITLTGADRRTSIDFWEGLLGMPFIFDQPNLDDPDEGHLYFDPGDGRLITIFTNENRKPVHDRTPMDPGCVHHLALEVDQATHEQVLDRLAERGIPNSGVKDRGFMQSIYFKDPLGFLIELACYTFIPPRGSSHAEVMLEAHKIRVERGDKAIGRPHLADAVLKIVERSQPSLSEDRSPRNPYT; from the coding sequence ATGAAGAAAATTCAGACTCTCGGCGTACACCACATCACCTTGACCGGCGCGGACCGCCGCACGTCGATCGACTTCTGGGAAGGTCTTTTGGGCATGCCCTTCATCTTTGACCAACCCAATCTCGACGATCCGGACGAAGGTCATCTATATTTCGATCCCGGCGATGGGCGGCTGATCACCATCTTTACCAACGAGAACCGCAAGCCCGTTCACGACCGCACGCCGATGGATCCAGGCTGCGTGCACCACCTGGCGCTGGAAGTCGATCAGGCCACGCACGAGCAGGTTCTGGACCGGCTGGCCGAAAGAGGCATCCCGAACTCCGGGGTCAAGGACCGGGGCTTCATGCAGTCGATCTACTTCAAGGACCCGCTCGGCTTCCTGATCGAGCTGGCTTGCTATACCTTCATCCCGCCCCGCGGGAGCAGCCATGCCGAGGTCATGCTGGAGGCGCACAAGATCCGCGTCGAGCGCGGCGACAAGGCCATAGGGCGTCCGCACCTGGCCGATGCGGTGCTGAAGATCGTGGAGCGCAGCCAGCCCTCGCTGAGCGAAGACCGAAGCCCGCGCAACCCCTATACGTAG
- a CDS encoding DUF1244 domain-containing protein, with protein MSSPQEPTQQEIELQAAAFRRLQKHLMEDRTDVQNIDLMNLAGFCRNCLSRWYQEAANARGIEMGKQEARELFYGMTMDDWKANYQTEATPDKQDTFKESFARNVTKG; from the coding sequence ATGTCCAGCCCGCAAGAACCGACACAGCAGGAGATCGAACTTCAGGCCGCCGCCTTTCGCCGGCTGCAAAAGCACCTGATGGAAGATCGCACCGACGTTCAGAACATCGACCTGATGAACCTGGCGGGGTTCTGCCGCAACTGCCTGAGCCGCTGGTACCAGGAGGCGGCAAACGCACGCGGCATCGAGATGGGCAAGCAAGAGGCGCGCGAGTTGTTCTACGGCATGACGATGGACGACTGGAAGGCGAACTACCAGACCGAGGCAACCCCCGATAAACAGGACACGTTCAAGGAGTCCTTTGCCAGGAACGTCACCAAGGGCTGA
- the pyk gene encoding pyruvate kinase, with protein sequence MRRLRNVKIVATLGPASDSYDMIETLHKAGADVFRLNMSHGSHEEIREKHRIIREVEENLGSTIGILADLQGPKLRVGVFAGDSEQLVPGSSFRLDLNEQEGDSSRVNLPHPEIFQALEPGATLLVDDGKVRLKVRECGSDFADCEVVIGGIISNRKGVNVPDVVLPLAALSDKDRADLEFVCGLGVDWLALSFVQRPEDVAEARDLARGRAAILSKIEKPSAVTRFEDILDASDGIMVARGDLGVELPVQNVPPIQKRLVRKCRTAGKPVIVATQMLESMIESPMPTRAEVSDVATAIYEGADAVMLSAESAAGSYPVQAVQTMNNVATEVELDPTYTQIIESSRIADRETVADAIVAAAREIAETTEIKAICCFTQSGTTAVLTARERPRVPIIALTPDVRTARRLALSWGTNCVITPPLDRFKLAVVAAVKAARAEGFAQAKDQIVVTAGVPFNVPGTTNILRVAPCDESLIFASDPE encoded by the coding sequence ATGAGACGCCTGCGCAACGTAAAGATCGTGGCAACCCTGGGTCCGGCATCCGACAGCTATGACATGATCGAGACCTTGCACAAGGCCGGTGCAGACGTGTTCCGCCTGAACATGAGCCACGGCAGTCACGAGGAAATCCGCGAAAAACACCGCATCATCCGAGAGGTGGAGGAAAACCTGGGCAGCACCATCGGCATCCTTGCCGACCTGCAGGGCCCGAAGCTGAGGGTCGGCGTCTTTGCGGGCGACAGCGAACAACTGGTTCCCGGCAGCAGCTTCCGACTGGACCTGAACGAGCAGGAGGGCGACTCCAGCCGCGTGAACCTGCCACACCCCGAGATTTTTCAGGCGCTGGAGCCGGGGGCGACCCTGCTTGTCGATGACGGCAAGGTCAGGCTGAAGGTCCGCGAATGCGGGTCCGATTTCGCCGATTGCGAAGTGGTGATCGGGGGCATCATTTCCAACCGCAAGGGCGTCAACGTGCCCGACGTGGTTCTGCCGCTGGCCGCCCTGTCGGACAAGGACCGCGCCGATCTGGAATTCGTCTGCGGTCTGGGTGTGGACTGGCTTGCGCTCAGCTTCGTGCAGCGCCCCGAGGACGTCGCCGAGGCGCGCGATCTCGCGCGGGGACGGGCCGCCATCCTGTCGAAGATCGAGAAACCGTCGGCCGTCACCCGGTTTGAGGACATTCTCGATGCCAGTGACGGCATCATGGTCGCGCGCGGCGATCTCGGTGTGGAATTGCCGGTACAGAACGTCCCGCCGATTCAGAAACGCCTGGTGCGCAAATGCCGCACGGCGGGCAAGCCGGTGATCGTGGCCACGCAGATGCTCGAGTCCATGATCGAAAGCCCGATGCCGACGCGTGCCGAAGTATCAGACGTGGCGACCGCGATCTACGAGGGGGCCGATGCGGTCATGCTTTCGGCGGAATCCGCGGCGGGCTCCTACCCGGTGCAGGCGGTCCAGACGATGAACAACGTCGCGACCGAGGTCGAGCTTGATCCGACCTATACCCAGATCATCGAATCCTCGCGCATTGCCGACCGCGAGACGGTTGCGGATGCCATCGTCGCCGCCGCCCGCGAAATTGCCGAAACGACCGAAATCAAGGCGATCTGCTGCTTTACCCAAAGCGGGACGACAGCGGTCCTGACCGCCCGCGAACGGCCCCGTGTGCCGATCATCGCGCTGACCCCCGACGTGCGCACCGCCCGCCGACTGGCGCTGAGCTGGGGGACCAACTGCGTGATCACCCCGCCGCTTGACCGCTTCAAGCTGGCTGTCGTGGCCGCCGTCAAGGCCGCCCGTGCCGAAGGATTCGCCCAGGCCAAGGACCAGATCGTGGTCACGGCGGGGGTGCCCTTCAATGTGCCCGGCACAACCAACATCCTGCGTGTCGCGCCCTGCGACGAAAGTTTGATTTTTGCTTCCGATCCGGAGTAG
- the rpmI gene encoding 50S ribosomal protein L35 — MPKMKTKSSAKKRFKISATGKVIGGQAGKRHGMIKRTKKFIRDARGTTVLSEPDAKIIKGYMPYDR, encoded by the coding sequence ATGCCCAAGATGAAGACGAAATCAAGCGCCAAGAAGCGCTTCAAGATCTCGGCGACCGGCAAGGTCATCGGGGGTCAGGCCGGCAAGCGCCATGGCATGATCAAGCGGACCAAGAAGTTCATCCGCGACGCACGCGGCACGACAGTCCTGTCGGAGCCCGATGCAAAGATCATCAAGGGCTACATGCCCTACGACCGCTGA
- the rplT gene encoding 50S ribosomal protein L20, whose protein sequence is MSRVKSGTVTHARHKKIVKAAKGYYGRRKNVFKVATQAVDKANQYATRDRKARKRNFRALWIQRINAAVRAHDESLTYSRFINGLNLAGIEVDRKVLADLAVHEPEAFGAIVKQAQASLAA, encoded by the coding sequence ATGTCCCGAGTCAAAAGTGGCACAGTCACCCACGCCCGTCACAAGAAGATCGTCAAGGCCGCCAAGGGCTACTATGGCCGCCGCAAGAACGTCTTCAAGGTTGCAACACAGGCCGTCGACAAGGCCAACCAATACGCCACGCGTGACCGCAAGGCGCGCAAGCGCAATTTCCGCGCCCTGTGGATCCAGCGGATCAACGCCGCCGTCCGTGCGCACGACGAATCGCTGACGTACAGCCGCTTCATCAACGGCCTGAACCTGGCCGGTATCGAAGTGGACCGTAAGGTTCTGGCCGATCTGGCCGTGCACGAACCCGAAGCCTTTGGCGCGATCGTCAAGCAGGCGCAGGCCTCGCTCGCCGCGTAA
- a CDS encoding catalase: MSRKTNVPPTTTDAGIRVQSDEHSLTVGPDGPIVLHDHYLLEQMANFNRERIPERQPHAKGSGAFGYFEVTQDVSRYTKAKLFQPGAKTDVLMRFSTVAGERGSPDTWRDPRGFSVKMYTEDGNFDMVGNNTPIFFVRDPIKFQNFIRSQKRRADNGLRDHDMQWDFWTLSPESAHQVAYLMGDRGIPKTWREMNGYSSHTYSLVNEAGELFWVKFHFHTDQGDGNAHFTQDEADKMAGADSDYHRRDLFDNIRDGNHPSWTLKWQIMPYEDAKTYRINPFDLTKTWPHEDYPLIEVGKLVLDRNPTDFHTEIEQAAFEPNNMVPGVGLSPDKMLLARGFSYADAHRARLGVNYKEIPVNKPQAPVHAYTKDGAGRTRNVTDPVYAPNSYGGPAAQPLPTEAGLWHADGDMVRSAYTLREDDDDWSQAGALVRDVMDDAARERLVNNVTGHLCDGVSEKVLVRAFEYWRNIDGDIGKRIEDAVRDKLGGKSKAAGMASALSIGGDGNAD; the protein is encoded by the coding sequence ATGTCCCGCAAAACCAATGTCCCCCCGACCACAACCGATGCCGGTATCCGCGTCCAGAGCGACGAACACTCTTTGACCGTGGGGCCGGATGGGCCCATCGTCCTGCACGACCATTACCTGCTGGAGCAGATGGCGAATTTCAACCGGGAACGCATCCCCGAACGCCAGCCGCACGCCAAGGGGTCCGGTGCCTTTGGCTATTTCGAAGTGACACAGGATGTGTCGCGCTACACCAAGGCCAAGTTGTTCCAGCCCGGTGCGAAAACCGATGTCCTGATGCGGTTTTCCACCGTCGCCGGGGAGCGTGGCAGCCCCGACACCTGGCGCGACCCGCGCGGCTTTTCCGTCAAGATGTACACCGAAGACGGCAACTTTGACATGGTGGGTAACAACACGCCGATCTTCTTTGTCCGCGACCCGATCAAGTTCCAGAACTTCATCCGCAGCCAGAAACGCCGCGCGGACAACGGGCTGCGCGACCACGACATGCAGTGGGATTTCTGGACCCTGTCCCCCGAAAGCGCGCATCAGGTCGCCTATCTGATGGGCGACCGTGGCATCCCCAAAACCTGGCGCGAGATGAACGGCTATTCCAGCCACACCTATTCGCTGGTCAACGAAGCGGGAGAGCTATTCTGGGTCAAGTTCCACTTTCACACCGATCAAGGCGACGGCAACGCTCATTTCACCCAGGATGAAGCCGACAAGATGGCCGGTGCCGACAGCGATTACCACCGCCGCGATCTGTTCGACAACATTCGCGACGGCAACCACCCCAGCTGGACGCTGAAGTGGCAGATCATGCCTTATGAAGATGCCAAGACCTACCGGATCAACCCATTCGATCTGACCAAGACCTGGCCGCATGAGGATTATCCACTGATCGAGGTGGGCAAGCTGGTACTCGACCGCAATCCCACCGATTTCCATACAGAGATCGAACAGGCCGCATTCGAGCCGAACAACATGGTTCCCGGTGTCGGCCTGTCCCCGGACAAGATGCTGCTGGCACGCGGGTTTTCCTATGCCGATGCGCATCGCGCCCGGCTGGGGGTGAACTACAAGGAAATTCCGGTGAACAAGCCGCAGGCGCCTGTCCATGCCTATACCAAGGATGGCGCGGGCCGGACCCGGAATGTGACCGACCCGGTTTATGCCCCGAACTCCTACGGCGGGCCCGCCGCGCAGCCCCTGCCGACCGAGGCCGGGTTGTGGCACGCAGATGGCGACATGGTGCGCAGCGCCTATACCCTGCGCGAGGACGATGACGACTGGTCGCAGGCCGGCGCACTGGTCCGGGATGTCATGGACGACGCCGCGCGCGAGCGGCTGGTGAACAACGTCACCGGGCATCTCTGCGACGGCGTCAGCGAGAAAGTGCTGGTGCGGGCGTTCGAATACTGGCGCAACATCGACGGTGATATCGGCAAGCGGATCGAAGACGCGGTGCGCGACAAGCTGGGAGGCAAGTCCAAGGCTGCCGGCATGGCGTCTGCGCTCAGCATCGGCGGGGACGGAAACGCGGACTGA
- the pheS gene encoding phenylalanine--tRNA ligase subunit alpha produces the protein MEDLSAKYLSRIADARDEAALEDIRLAAVGKKGEIALKMRELGKMTPEQRQVAGPALNALKDEINSALAAKKAALGDAALDERLRSEWLDVSLPNRARRQGSIHPVSQVTEELTAIFAEMGFSVAEGPRIDTDWYNFDALNIPGHHPARAEMDTFYMARAEGDNRPPHVLRTHTSPVQIRTMEAQGAPLRIICPGGVYRADYDQTHTPMFHQVEGLAIDRDISMANLKWVLEEFFAAFFEIDGIKTRFRASHFPFTEPSAEVDIQCSWVDGQLRIGEGDGWLEVLGSGMVHPHVLRAGGIDPDQWQGFAFGMGIDRIAMLKYGVPDLRAFFDSDLRWLRHYGFASLDQPNLHAGLSR, from the coding sequence ATGGAAGACCTATCAGCCAAATACCTTTCCCGTATCGCCGACGCGCGCGACGAGGCGGCGCTGGAGGACATCCGTCTGGCAGCCGTCGGCAAGAAGGGCGAAATCGCGCTCAAGATGCGCGAGCTGGGAAAGATGACCCCGGAGCAACGGCAGGTCGCCGGCCCCGCCCTGAACGCGCTCAAGGACGAAATCAACTCGGCCCTGGCCGCCAAGAAGGCCGCGCTGGGCGATGCGGCCCTGGACGAGCGGCTGCGCAGCGAATGGCTGGACGTCAGCCTGCCCAACCGCGCCCGGCGGCAGGGCAGCATTCACCCGGTCAGCCAGGTGACGGAGGAACTGACCGCGATCTTTGCCGAGATGGGCTTTTCCGTTGCAGAGGGGCCGCGCATCGACACCGACTGGTACAACTTCGACGCGCTCAACATTCCCGGCCACCACCCGGCCCGGGCCGAGATGGACACGTTCTATATGGCGCGGGCGGAAGGGGACAATCGTCCGCCGCATGTGCTGCGCACCCATACCAGCCCCGTGCAGATCCGCACGATGGAGGCCCAGGGCGCCCCGCTGCGCATCATTTGCCCCGGCGGTGTCTACCGCGCGGATTATGACCAGACCCACACGCCGATGTTCCACCAGGTCGAGGGGCTGGCGATCGACCGCGATATCTCCATGGCGAACCTCAAGTGGGTGCTTGAGGAGTTCTTTGCCGCCTTTTTCGAGATCGACGGGATCAAGACCCGCTTTCGCGCGTCGCACTTCCCCTTCACCGAGCCGTCGGCGGAAGTGGACATCCAGTGCTCCTGGGTGGATGGCCAGCTGCGCATCGGCGAGGGCGACGGATGGCTGGAGGTGCTGGGCAGCGGCATGGTGCACCCGCATGTGCTGCGGGCGGGCGGCATCGACCCCGACCAGTGGCAGGGGTTCGCTTTCGGCATGGGGATCGACCGCATCGCGATGCTGAAATACGGCGTACCGGACCTGCGCGCCTTCTTTGACAGCGATCTGCGCTGGCTGCGGCACTACGGTTTCGCCAGCCTGGATCAGCCGAACCTGCATGCCGGATTGAGCCGTTAG
- a CDS encoding YrhK family protein, giving the protein MKLFHRDRREDSRSHRRIYAQFEIAYTIVDFAAALLFIVGSVLFFYEATQRVGTWMFLVGSVCFALKPTLRLVREIKLYRLGDTEDLADRIGGRD; this is encoded by the coding sequence ATGAAGCTGTTTCATCGTGACAGGCGTGAAGATTCCCGTTCGCATCGCAGGATCTACGCCCAGTTCGAAATAGCTTATACGATTGTGGATTTCGCGGCGGCCCTGCTCTTTATCGTCGGGTCTGTGCTGTTCTTCTACGAAGCCACGCAGCGTGTGGGGACCTGGATGTTCTTGGTCGGATCGGTTTGCTTCGCTCTCAAGCCGACCCTGCGGCTGGTGCGTGAGATCAAGCTTTACCGGCTTGGCGACACGGAAGATCTGGCTGACCGGATCGGTGGGCGGGACTGA